The Lepus europaeus isolate LE1 chromosome 5, mLepTim1.pri, whole genome shotgun sequence genome includes the window tttttttgcaccaaaataacccgCCCTGACCTCGGCAAGACTCACGACCCGCAACCTCCCCACAGGCAGAACTCTTCCTACCTCGGCCCACAGCTAGCTCAGGCTCCGTCCAGCCCTCTGGGGATGGGGCTCCCGAGCTGGAAGTCGGGGACCACAGTGGTGGCCTCGCTGTCCCGCATGGGCAAGGCCTGAGCAGGGACCTCGACCAGACCTGGCTGCcgctcccgggtctcccacggcaGGGGCTGAGCTCCGCTGGGAACACAGGCTGCCACCCTTCTCCCATCTCTCGGGTCAGATTCTTGCTTCCGGGGGCAGTCCATTCACCCTCCACTAAAACCTGgaccctctcccctgcccccgccctctgTAAAGGACAGGAAAGGGGGCCCACGCTTCCCAGGTGTTCAGGTCACTGCCATCAACCCCCTCATCCGGCTCATCTCCGGCATCTTATGGAAACGTGGGCTCTGCACCCCTCACTGGACAAGACAGCACTGGCTGTCCACCTTCCCCGCTCTCGCCTGTGTGGCCCCCAACTCTGCTCCCCCAACCACAGGAACAAGGGCCCTGCAGGCAGTCGTCAGTGCTGGGGGAAGTCACTGGTCTCTCAGCGGGCAAGCAGGAAACCGCAGCTTTGGAAACAGCCTGGAGTTTGAATTCAGATCCAGCACCTGGGAGCTCTACTCCTGAGCCCTGTGACCCTGCCCTCTAGGGGCCAACTTCCTCATCCGTACCCCGGAGACCCTGAACTCGGCCTGCAGGGCTTGTGAGGGTGGTCCCCCCTGGGAACGCACACAGAACAATTCCCGGTACTCAGAACTCAGACTTCCTTCCTCCCCGTGTCCCCCAAGACTCAGCAGGCGGCCCTGGTGCTCAGGCCTAAGGCAGACTTCAAAGACCACCCTGGAGCAACGCCAGGTGCGGCCCGCAGGCGCACTCTGGGGCTCGCCACGTTCCTCACACGGCAGCCAGTACCCCAGCCTCAGTCTCGTCGGACCGCACAGCACCTGGGGAGCCCCAGCCACCTCGCAGCCATGGCTGAAGGCACAGTGGTCTCCAAGTCCCTGGTTTTCAGTCCCTCGCGGTCAGGATCCACCTCCGTCCTGTGGAAGCCTCAGGTTAGCCCCTGAACTCTTGGTAACAAAGCAAGAGGCCAACACTTGGCTGCAACGTGTTTAATCTGTGCCGTTCACGCTGGGCACTGTCACCCCTGAGAGCTCCCCTCCTCCCACGCAGAGGACCAGGAGgcgaaggcagagagaaaacagcCCTGTGCGGCTCGTGCCCACGGGGCGGCGAGGAAGGACCTGCCGCCAGCACTCCCGGGCTcagcagggcaggtgtggggagggggcagggtggcCGCGCCCAGGGGATGTTAATTTTGCCACGGGCCAGAGCAGGGGCAGCGGTGAAAGGTGTGGTGCTCCAGGTGCTGGCGACTTGTAAaaccttgcaaaaaaaaaaaaaaaaaagctgcgaAAGCCAGGAGTTAGGGCCGCGTGTCCCGCCTGCTTCCTGCAGCTGTGGGGCCTTGCCACTGAGCCTCGGCAGGGCAACCACGCACGCTCTGCCCTCCCCAGCTGTTCTGGATCTGGCTGGCAGAGGGCCCTGGGGCGGCCTCCCGGGTCAGTGGAGACGAGACCGCTCTTCCTCCTGCCGCTCAGGGTCCAGGCAGACGCAGGTCTGCAGACTTCACTCCCTCTGTCCTCTCCACACAGGTGCCCCCGTGTGGGAGGCGAGCGAGGAGAAAAGGACAACGTGCCTCCTGCGGCTGGACACTCTGGAGCTGTCTAGCCTGTCTCGGgtggaggcaaagggagagaccccagccctccccagaggACACCTGTCTCGGGAGGAGGCAGAGACCCCAGCCGTCTCCCCAGAGGACACCTGTCtcgggcagaggcagagaccccAGCCACCTCTCCAGAGGACACCTGTCTCGGGCGGAGGCAGAGACCCCAGCCGTCTCCCCAGAGGACGGCCTATCTCGGgtggaggcaaagggagagactTGACCCGTCTCTCCAGAGGCAGCTCCGCCAGGCGTCCCTGTGCTCAGAGCCCCACCTGCCCTCGCCCCGTGCTCAGTCCTCCGAGCCTGTAGCAAGCAACACCGGCCAGACACCAGCAGCCAGAGGAGCAGGAGGACTGAAGTCACTGGCTTTGGTGCTCTCGCGTTTCCAGGAAGAGGCCTCACGCGACcgcgccccagcccccagcccggggCTCTCAGCTGGCGGAGTTCCTGCGGGGAAGAGCTCCCCCGCCCTCCAGGAGGACCCACCCCTGCAAGCgcacggggaggggaggggctgcccgaCTAGCTGTTGTACAGGGGCACCACGCGGGTGACCTCCCTCCTGCAGATGGGGCACCTCTTGGGCTCGGGCAGGGCGCGGTAGCACTCGCTGCAGGAGCACACGTGGCCGCACTCCAGGAAGACACAGGACTTGAAGTTGCTCAGACACACGACACAGGCGCTCTTCAGGCTCTCCCTGTCCTCGGGCCGGGCCTGGCTCAGCAGCTGGGCCTCGTGCTCTCGGAACTCCTCCTGCATCTGCTGCAGGCGCAGGCGCTCCTGCCGCTGCAGGTACTGCCTCCTCAGGATGAAGAACAGCGTGGCGCATGTGGCAAAGCCGAAAACCAGCACCAGGACCCTCCAGAGTCGCACGCTGGACTCCTGCCTCTGCAGCAGGCTGtcgaagtcctggctgctgaggtAGTACTGCATGCCCTGCTTAGGGGGCTGCAGGCGGACGGCGCTGTTGTCCAGGACCAGCTCGCCGACGCCCGTGAGCGTGGCCCCCACCTTCAGCATCTCCTCCGTCTCCTGGATGCCTTTGGGTCGCTCGCCGCTGATGTAGTGGCCGATGACATCAGTGAAGGACTGCACCGAGGGGTGGAACTTCTCGTACACCGTCTCCAGGCCCAGATCCACCGCGTCCAGGGGCTTCAGCACGCGCACAGCCACGCCCACGCCGTCCTCGTGGGGCGCCAGGTCAAAGGGCACCGTGTTGGTCCTCTGGTGGATGATCTTGGAACAGTCATTCCTACACGAGGAAGAGATCTGATGATCAAACCACGGCGAGCAGGCGCCGAACACCCAGCGGGGGGAAGGCGAGGACCCAGCGGGGGGAAGGCGAGGACCTGAACGCCGGGAGGATAACGTGCCCAGCAACGGGAAGAGCACAAAGGAACCGCGATAGGAGCCTCCATTTCTTACAGGAATTTATTGGAGAAAGCGGGCGAgcgagagcactcccatctgctggtttaccccccacatgccctcaacggccagggctgggctggggctgaagccaggagctgagaactcaatccagctctcccacgtgggtggcaggcacccagtcaCTGGCGAGGCGCCATCCTAGGACCTCAGGCAAGACCAGTGCAGATGGCCTGCACCATTCATTTCCCTTGGCTACTGGAAGAAGACATTGAAACCAAACCCACTAGGGCCAGCTGGAGAAATGGCACTCCATGAATGGCTCTCAATGATTTGATCAAACACTGAAATCATTAACCCAGAAGCCAGTGGTACTCTGACTTTAGTGTGCATTAGGAACCAGCAGATCTGGGTCCCGGTCCTGGAAACCCTGGCAGTCTGGAATGGAGCCTAGGTGCTAACCAGCCAACAGGCTGCCCAGGTGATCCCAAGGCGAGAGGGCCACAGACCCACACAAGAGCGTCACCAACATAGAGACTGGTCTTCAACGTGTCAAGAGAGGCTGGGTCGGCCCAGCACTGGGACAGAACAGCTGTCAGGCTGCTGACGGGGAGCATGGACACCTACCACAGGTGCGTTGTTCGATTCCACACCATCTTGTGCTCCTGCAGCGTCAGCCGCTGAATCACCCCTTTGCAGTTTTCCACAAACTGGCTGTTCAGTGTTTCTTTAACAGACCGCACAGCTCCTAGGTAGAGAcagattattttctttcctttaaaattttttgaatttcttaagAGTgatcagaaatcttttatttagggtttatttatttgagtggcagagttagagagagagaaggagaaagagacagagaggtcttccatccattggttccctccccaaacagccataacaaccggggctgggccaagccaaagccaggagccaggaacttactctgggtctctcacatggctgcaggggccccatgacttgggccagcctccactgctttcccaggtgcattagcaaggagctggatgggaagtggagcagctggaacttgaacaagagcccatatgcgatgctggcactgtaggctgcggccttaacccactgagccatatcATTGGcccctaaatttattttcattttatttaaaaggcagagatacagaaatattccatccattggttcactccccaaatacccataacagccaagactgggtcaggccagtcaggagcccagaactcaatcccagttctcccttgtgggcagcagggacccaagtgcgtgagccatcatctgctgatacccagggtgcacattagcacgaaaccggactggaagcagaggagctggaactccaaccaggcactccaatacgggatgtggcAACCTgtcatgccaaatgcccaccctttttaaaaaaactggaagacagagagggagggagggagggaaggagaaagagaaacagaaaaagagaaaaaaagtacaagcacttccatcctctggttcactccccgaatgcctgcatcAGGCTGTatgggccaaaggcaggagctggaaactcaatccaggtcccccatgcggtggtaggaacccaacccAGCCATTACCATTGCCTTCCCGGAGCCACATTAACTggcagccagagtcaggagccagggctgggtgccaacccaggcactctgagggaTGTGGGTTTCCCCAGTAGCAGCTTACACCAGGCCAAAAGCCTACTCCTTATTGTCGCGCCTTCTCCTTTAAGGTAACCAAGAGTACATTTTCAGTTTGAGTTGTTATGTAATCAAAATGTTGACACTTTTATCACCAGAAGTGAATTTTAGGAGCACCTGCTAACTACTTTACATGATCACATCCCTCAAGTCTTCAACAACCCCCTGAGGCAAGTCTCATCCTACACGAGGCAACAGACATCCAGAGAGGTCTGGTAACCTCCCAAGAGCACACAACGGTAACCCACTTTTTTCTGACTCCCACATAACGTCCCAGACCAGGGtcccaacaacaaaaaaggcaCTGAATGTTAGCCAAGGCGATCTTTATCAATCTTTAGGAAGAAGGAAGTTGTTTTCCATTTATCAATAAACATACCTTCAATAACTGCATAAGGTACACATTTTCCTGGAGCTTCTGAAAGAATACTCTTTAAATCTTCACCCAAGTGGATTTTTTTAGCTCCCTAAATGCAGAAAGAATATATTAACCAGTATATCCTGACATGTTCAATCAactgaaaggcaaaaaaaaaaaaaaaaaaaaaaaaacttttttttaaaaaagattaattttatttgaaaggcagagtgccagagagggagggagagacagagagctcttccattactggttcactacccagatggtcgcaacagaccaggccaaagccagatgcctgtaactccattcaggtctcccccgtggctggcaggggctcaagtacttggggcatcttttgctACTGTTTCCATGTTGAGAGAAAGGAAACTGGGCACAGGTGGAGAATGTCATTTCAAAGCCCTACAGagagctgtcacacacacacaggcacaggcagccTGCTGCACACCCCACCACGGGGAACGGTGGTGCCACCCAGTAACTAAAACATATACTCAAGATATAAGAGGCACGGTCAGTCTGCACACTGCACACTGGTCACCACTCAGTCTCTTCTTGACAACACAGAGCCATGGCGCAACGGCTTAGGTAAAACCATCTAAACCAGGCAGCCGCTGTGGCTCGGCAGGTTAAGATCCCGCTAagggtgcccgcatcccacaccgGAGCACCGGTtcgggctactccacttccaacccaacacgcctgctaatgcatgctgggaggcagcagatgacggctcaaggcTTGGCCCTGCCAACCACAGGGGGGACACAGACGGagatccagctccaggctcctgatctGGGCCTGGTCTAGTCTTGGCcgttgcaaacatctggggagtgaaccactccAGCTgacggaagacatctctctctcagcctttacaagtaaactaaaataaaacaaacaaaaccccaggCACTCAagtatgagatgcaggcaagTGGCATCAATTGCTATGCTACATTCCTGTCCTCAATCAGTCTTGAGAACGCGGGCAAGTGCCCTCTATAGAGGTTAGTTACTGGACACATATTAAAAATcgctctgggccggcgccgcggctcattaggctaatcctccaccttgcggcaccggcacaccgggttctagtcccggtcggggcaccgatcctgtcccggttgcccctcttccaggccagctctctgctgtggccagggagtgcaatggaggatggcccaagtgcttgggccctgcaccccatgggagaccaggagaagcccctggctcctgccatcggatcagcgcggtgcgccagccgcagcgcgccaaccgcggcggccattggagggtgaaccaatggcaaaggaagacctttctctctgtctctctctcactgtccactctgcctgtaaaaaaaaaaaaaaaaaaaaaaaaaaacaccactctGAATTTAAGCTATGGCTACGCAGCGAATGGCAGGAGAAAAGTCAACAAAAACTTCATTACCACCTACACAGCAGCAACAATTCATTACTTACCTCCCTCCACTGGACTGTTAACCTCTTTGTCTTGTTCACTGCTGTCGCATTAGTGCCAACAACAGGGCCAGACACACAGCAGGCACCTGATCCGTATTGACTATAAATTAGTGCttaaagaagcacctggctacaccacagcccagGCACTGCAGACACACGCACGCTGACAGGGTAGCCATTGTCATCCCTAATTACTGGGAAGGGAACAGAAGCCAGAGGCACACAGCTCGCATCCATCACAGAGCATCCATCACAGAGCGGCTGAGGAGAATTGTaaaaggggagaggagagcataGTCAGAAAGCCCTGGGGCTGGAATCGGGCTTCCAGGCTTCCAGGGGGACTCTAGGGCAACTTGTCTCCAGTCTGTTTTGAAAACGGAAAAAGAGGGGGCAACACGAGCTCGTGGGATTTGTGTGCAGGTTATGTGAACTTGGATCCTAGGGGCTGGCACACAGCTGAGACACTAACTCTACTTCAGCAGCTTTCCAATATGACCAAGAAAACAGAGCCCCAAGTGTCAGGGGCCAAACTCTTTCTCCAGGAAGGAGCTACCTCGGCTCATCCAGGAACTAATGGGCAAAGCTTTTAGGGTCACCCGAAGATGGGACTGCAGGGTTCTCCCTTCGAAGCACCTACAGCCAGCCACTGCTAGGAGACACTGGTTTTGGAGGTGGAAAGAGCCAAGCACTTCAGGAGTGACTAGATCATTTAATTAGGTGAACAGGGCAGCTGGAATCTCACCAGGGGGCCATTTGCACAGCAAATTGAGCGCCTGGTAAATTGATTCATTCCAGATCCCAAACTCCCCTCTCAGCAGGGATGTCACACGTTTGTTTCCAAGCCCTTACGGAAACAGCAATGACAATGAAGTGTCAACCAAGCCCCAGCTGCGGTACTGAGGAGTTCCAGCCAATACAGGCCCAAGACACTTCCTGCGCATCCAAGCCCCGAGCTTGAACCCCTAAAAGAGAGAAAACCCTGTCTCCGACCTAAGAGACCCGTCTCTAGAAGAATCACACATTCCCAATAAAGCAATACGGCCAAtcggaaaaaataaaaatctcacttTTGGAATCAAACAACCGAGGTTTAAAGTTCCAAGCTGTCTAACCGCAAAACCTTTCCTCTGAACCTCAACTCCCTGCTTTGCAATTTGAGGGCAATTATCATTTTATCTACCTTAACAAATTATTGtgggaggccagcgttgtggcccagcgggttaagctgctccctATAGGGGCgccggctggagtcccggctgctccacttcggatccagctccctgccagtgcgcctgggaaagcagcgggagatgaccCAGGTGTCCGGGCCCCTcccagggagctcctggctcccgtctgGCCCaaaccctggccactgcggccactgaggagtgaacccgcggagggaagatctccttctctcacttcctctctgtacctctgcctttcaaaaagctCTACTACAAAACGCAGGGTCTGCAGCAGCACGTGCAGGCCCCTTGTCTGAGCCGCCCCTCCACCCCCGCCCGGACGCTGCTCGGACGTCGCTTCCTCCGGCCCTCCACGCCCGGTTCACCACGTGGCGTGCGTGTTTACCGTCGCCCGGCGCGGCACGAGCCCCGCGGCCGTGTTACAACCCAGGCCACGACGCCGAGCTCCTAGAAGTGAAGGCACTCGGGAGGAACGCAGCCGGCCGGCGCTTCTCTCCGCCCCGGCGTCGGCCCTCGCTCCTCCCCAGCCTGCGGCGGCGGGGCGGCCCGCGCCAACTCGGCCCTCGCCGCGACCTGGGGCAGAGACCACCTGGCTGGGGCCCGGCCGGCTCCCGCACTGACCTTGAGCTCTCGGGAGACCTGGGCCTTCTGCCGGTACACCGAGTACAGCACGGCGGTGACGACCGAGCTGGTGCCCAGGAGGATGAACTGGCCCAGCGAGGGCTTCCCCCCGCTCTCCATGGCGGCGCCAAGCCCCGGGGGCAGAGCGACGCCCAGGAGTGACCGACTGACCCCCGccctccacctgggacaccaccACCCCCCCGGGACGGCCCTTCCCGGAACTCCCCGCCCCGTCGCCCGGCGATGACGTAAACGCCGGAACCGGAAGTGGGGCAAAGAGGCCCGGAAGTGGCGTTGCTAGGGCAACCGCCGGGCTCTTGAGGCCCGCGGGTGTGGAGAGCCAGTTTTTCGCGGCTGAGCGATCGTTGTCCCGTCCACTCGCGGCGTCCTGGCCATGACTCGCCTTAGCCCTCTGGTTTCCTGGACTTTATCTTGTCCGCTTTACAGATGGGAAAGCTAAGGCCAGAGAGGTTGGGggctgtgctccgagtcctcctGCTGGGGTTAGGGGCGACCCGACTCCGGAGCCCTCATGATGCCGCTGAAGTAGCCCCTTCTCGGCCATCACCGAATGAAAACTACTGGTTATTAAATAGCTGGCATTGCATCTACTGCGTGCCTGTTCTGTGTCGGGTGCTGGAACGGGAAGTGCCCTAGGCCTCCACTGACTCCTCGCAACCCTGCCATAGTGCAgcctgcagatgcaggggccggcCCAGGGCACGGGCTTCGCACCCAGGTGGTCCTTCTCGGGGACGCTGTGGGTCCCTGCAGTGCACCTGCTCCCTAACAAGCAGATCTGCAGAACCCTGCAACTCTGTTCACTGGGTCATCGCAAAGCATGCTTTCAGTTCTTGGAAATGCGGGAATAAACCTCTCAGTGTAAAAACGTGGCTAGAAACGAGATCGCTCCACAAaagtaaaataactttttaaaaagcagccgggggccagctttgtggctcagtgggttcagCCTCAGCCTGCaactctggtatcccatatggtggcTGCTTCCCGGCCGGGCTGCTCTACtggggatccagctccctgctaatgcatctgggaaagcagcagcagatggcccaagggagtgggcccctgcacccacataggagacccagattaagttcctggctcctgggataGGCCTGTCCCAACTCTGACAATGCattgggccatttgggaaatgaaccagtgaatggaagatctgtctctttgtctct containing:
- the MUL1 gene encoding mitochondrial ubiquitin ligase activator of NFKB 1 codes for the protein MESGGKPSLGQFILLGTSSVVTAVLYSVYRQKAQVSRELKGAKKIHLGEDLKSILSEAPGKCVPYAVIEGAVRSVKETLNSQFVENCKGVIQRLTLQEHKMVWNRTTHLWNDCSKIIHQRTNTVPFDLAPHEDGVGVAVRVLKPLDAVDLGLETVYEKFHPSVQSFTDVIGHYISGERPKGIQETEEMLKVGATLTGVGELVLDNSAVRLQPPKQGMQYYLSSQDFDSLLQRQESSVRLWRVLVLVFGFATCATLFFILRRQYLQRQERLRLQQMQEEFREHEAQLLSQARPEDRESLKSACVVCLSNFKSCVFLECGHVCSCSECYRALPEPKRCPICRREVTRVVPLYNS